From a region of the Erythrobacter neustonensis genome:
- a CDS encoding thermonuclease family protein: protein MQRTLIPLVAAAALFAVPVGANIVTGAAAVVDGDTITMTGTRIRLVGIDAPEAAQICKRGGQPWNCGTDAAQVLGDIIGGQPLECTAVGTDVYGRTLATCTTPVFDVAREMLRRGMAVPAPDAPSDYTEARAIAQQMRYGLWAGEFDLPSAWRAANRGDAPPVARRAVPAARSQRVAAAAPARERRYTNALGCAIKGNNSRHGDLIYHLPGQRYYAQTRPEALFCTEREAAAAGFRRSKE from the coding sequence ATGCAAAGAACCCTGATCCCGCTTGTCGCTGCCGCGGCGCTTTTCGCCGTCCCTGTCGGGGCCAACATCGTCACCGGGGCTGCGGCCGTGGTCGACGGCGATACGATCACCATGACCGGCACCCGTATCCGGCTCGTGGGTATCGATGCGCCGGAAGCCGCCCAGATCTGCAAGCGCGGCGGCCAGCCGTGGAACTGCGGCACGGACGCCGCGCAAGTCCTTGGCGACATCATCGGCGGGCAGCCGCTCGAATGCACGGCCGTCGGCACGGATGTCTATGGGCGCACGCTGGCCACCTGCACGACCCCGGTTTTCGACGTGGCTCGCGAGATGCTGCGGCGCGGGATGGCGGTTCCGGCGCCCGATGCACCGTCCGATTACACCGAGGCGCGGGCAATCGCGCAGCAAATGCGGTATGGCCTATGGGCGGGGGAATTCGACCTGCCGTCGGCCTGGCGCGCCGCAAATCGCGGCGATGCGCCGCCGGTCGCGCGGCGCGCTGTCCCGGCTGCGCGATCGCAGCGCGTTGCCGCAGCGGCGCCCGCCCGCGAGCGGCGCTACACCAATGCGCTTGGCTGCGCGATCAAGGGAAACAACAGCCGCCACGGCGATCTGATCTATCACCTGCCCGGCCAGCGCTATTATGCGCAGACCCGGCCCGAGGCGCTGTTCTGCACCGAACGCGAGGCTGCTGCCGCCGGTTTCAGACGTTCGAAGGAATAG
- a CDS encoding copper resistance protein B: MRRTVLLAWAAFACAAPAAAQDHQHGGHAMPAQDPHAGHSGDAEAADPSPGPLMEIPPPAEAGSGPPRAADAIWGADAMAASRKALADTHGDFAVLWVQGDRFEMQTGEGGDSYLWDLQGYYGGPTSRFWFKSEGEGETGAALEEAEVQALYARAIAPFWDLQIGVRHDFAGPDTTHGVIGVQGLAPYMFEIDAALFVSTRGDLTARIEGELDQRITQRLILQPRAEAELSAQDIPALGIGAGLDRFAVGARLRYEFAREFAPYLGLEQSWRTGAGAEYARGRGEASSALKLVAGIRWWF; this comes from the coding sequence ATGAGGCGGACCGTGCTCCTCGCATGGGCCGCGTTCGCCTGCGCCGCGCCTGCGGCCGCGCAGGATCACCAGCACGGTGGCCACGCCATGCCTGCGCAGGATCCCCATGCCGGACACAGTGGGGACGCCGAGGCCGCCGATCCTTCGCCCGGACCGCTGATGGAAATCCCGCCCCCGGCCGAAGCGGGCAGCGGCCCGCCGCGCGCAGCCGATGCGATCTGGGGCGCGGACGCGATGGCCGCATCGCGCAAGGCGCTGGCCGACACCCACGGAGATTTTGCCGTTTTGTGGGTGCAGGGCGACCGGTTCGAAATGCAGACGGGCGAGGGCGGCGACAGCTATCTGTGGGATCTGCAAGGCTATTACGGCGGCCCCACCAGCCGTTTCTGGTTTAAGAGCGAGGGCGAAGGAGAGACCGGCGCGGCCCTTGAAGAGGCCGAGGTACAGGCGCTCTATGCCCGGGCCATCGCGCCGTTCTGGGATTTGCAGATCGGGGTGCGCCACGATTTTGCCGGGCCTGACACGACGCATGGCGTGATCGGGGTTCAGGGCCTTGCGCCTTACATGTTCGAAATCGACGCTGCCTTGTTCGTGTCGACCCGCGGCGATCTGACCGCGCGGATCGAAGGTGAATTGGACCAGCGCATCACCCAGCGCCTGATCCTCCAGCCGCGCGCCGAGGCCGAGCTTTCGGCGCAGGATATTCCGGCGCTCGGCATTGGTGCCGGGCTTGACCGGTTCGCGGTCGGTGCGCGGCTGCGGTATGAATTCGCGCGCGAATTTGCGCCCTATCTCGGGCTTGAACAATCATGGCGCACGGGCGCGGGTGCAGAATACGCACGCGGGCGGGGGGAAGCGTCATCCGCGCTTAAGCTTGTCGCGGGTATCCGCTGGTGGTTCTGA
- a CDS encoding DUF11 domain-containing protein, whose product MNTDTRIHSSLATILASAMVLGAAAPAHAGGVTAGTLIRNTATAAYDEGGTQRSVDSNTVTVRVDELLDVTVTSLDPGPVAGIPGDAVLSFELTNQGNGPEAFRLIPDTAVAGNDYDVSVRGIAIDSNGNGIYDDGVDQLLTAPLVTPVLAADARLTVFVLVTVPQGAGNGDTSNVALTAEALTGTGSPGASFDGAGVDGGDAIVGTTGAFAAARGALASSIAGVQLNKSVTLRDPFGGSAAVPGATATFTIEASVTGSGSVADLVVSDAIPAGTTYVPGSLALDAAPLSDGADADAGNASDSAGIRVDLGTTPAGTRRAVTFAVTIDK is encoded by the coding sequence ATGAACACAGATACTCGCATTCACAGCTCGTTAGCCACAATCCTCGCCTCGGCCATGGTGCTTGGCGCAGCCGCGCCCGCCCATGCCGGCGGCGTGACGGCAGGGACCCTGATCCGCAACACCGCGACTGCGGCCTACGATGAAGGCGGCACGCAGCGCAGCGTCGATTCGAACACCGTAACGGTGCGCGTCGACGAATTGCTCGATGTGACGGTGACCTCGCTCGATCCCGGCCCTGTGGCAGGCATCCCTGGCGATGCGGTGCTGTCCTTCGAATTGACCAACCAGGGCAATGGGCCCGAAGCCTTCCGCCTGATCCCCGACACCGCGGTTGCCGGCAATGATTACGACGTTTCCGTTCGCGGCATTGCAATCGATAGCAATGGCAACGGCATCTATGATGACGGCGTCGACCAGCTGCTGACCGCGCCGCTCGTCACGCCGGTGCTCGCAGCCGATGCGCGGCTGACCGTCTTCGTGCTCGTCACGGTACCGCAAGGCGCGGGCAACGGCGATACCAGCAATGTCGCGCTGACCGCCGAGGCTTTGACCGGCACCGGCAGCCCGGGCGCCAGCTTCGACGGCGCCGGCGTCGATGGCGGCGATGCGATCGTCGGCACCACGGGCGCCTTTGCCGCCGCCCGCGGCGCGCTGGCAAGCAGCATTGCCGGCGTCCAGCTCAACAAATCGGTGACCTTGCGCGATCCGTTCGGGGGCAGCGCCGCGGTGCCGGGCGCTACTGCAACCTTCACCATCGAAGCCAGCGTGACAGGTTCGGGCAGCGTTGCCGATCTGGTGGTGAGCGACGCGATCCCCGCAGGCACGACCTATGTTCCCGGCAGCCTCGCGCTCGATGCCGCTCCGCTCAGCGACGGGGCCGATGCGGATGCCGGCAACGCGTCGGACAGCGCCGGCATCCGGGTCGATCTGGGCACTACGCCAGCCGGCACACGCCGTGCGGTCACCTTCGCCGTGACCATCGACAAGTGA
- a CDS encoding CshA/CshB family fibrillar adhesin-related protein, producing the protein MMRYPDGMIAGVMVELRRLMALALVMCALAWGGAAQAQSCAPAGAQGTAPASWQTYCWLSLANYNDTTARSAAGQNMSFTLPDGSTLSFNARVTGTNPGYNAVAAPSWTGAAVGSSAFINIPGRPVLYSTQAGISRIAITGINVTPPAGGGVTVYSFVVADAESSNDNEALRMSTNGGSWQLLDSVPPISGSTMPPITGVGSANVTVSGAPGTVGGYILGSNSPTSVTVETQSGGLQGVMFAIRFATIRLQTQLLGTRISAADQLNFQIASTATDATISSGTTTGTGAGPFTTAPLNMAAGVPITLRLAMAAGSASAISAYAANLTCVNSAGATRGTLPSNLPTTDTDIGQLEFGESLVCTFLAGAQPRLRLRKALGTNGRRFDTDQFTVRIMDDGTPFASSTTTGTTTTITAGTGDTTLRAVENGATYVLDEVAAGTTVLGNYTATMSCTNALTGSPTIMPTAVGGTITLRPADSVTCIITNSRRAAAVLTIAKTSTVISDPVNGTTNPKLIPGAVVEYAITVTNAGTGPVDASSIVILDVMPAQMAFATGTPITFTNGTPTSGLNTFNAATMVTYSQASGGAAPYTYTPSGAYDVQVRGIRIAPTGTMAAATSATARPNFTIRFRAQVQ; encoded by the coding sequence ATGATGCGCTATCCCGACGGGATGATTGCAGGGGTCATGGTCGAGTTGCGCCGCTTGATGGCGCTGGCACTGGTGATGTGCGCGCTGGCATGGGGCGGCGCGGCGCAGGCGCAAAGCTGTGCGCCTGCGGGCGCGCAAGGCACCGCGCCTGCCAGTTGGCAGACCTATTGCTGGCTGAGCCTTGCCAATTACAACGACACCACCGCGCGCAGCGCCGCAGGCCAGAACATGAGCTTCACCCTCCCCGACGGATCGACGCTGAGCTTCAATGCGCGCGTCACCGGCACCAATCCCGGGTACAACGCGGTCGCCGCGCCTTCGTGGACCGGCGCAGCGGTGGGCAGCAGCGCGTTCATCAACATTCCCGGTCGGCCCGTGCTCTATTCCACGCAAGCCGGCATCAGCCGGATCGCGATCACGGGGATCAATGTCACCCCGCCCGCCGGCGGCGGTGTTACGGTCTACTCCTTCGTCGTCGCCGATGCCGAATCGAGCAACGACAACGAAGCGCTGCGGATGAGCACCAATGGCGGCAGCTGGCAGCTGCTTGATTCGGTGCCGCCGATTTCGGGATCGACGATGCCGCCGATCACCGGTGTGGGCAGCGCCAATGTCACGGTCAGCGGCGCGCCGGGAACGGTCGGCGGCTACATCCTGGGCAGCAACAGCCCGACCAGCGTGACGGTGGAAACCCAGTCGGGCGGGCTTCAGGGGGTGATGTTCGCGATCCGCTTTGCCACGATCCGGTTGCAGACCCAGCTGCTCGGCACGCGGATCAGCGCCGCGGACCAGTTGAACTTCCAGATCGCATCGACCGCCACCGACGCGACGATCAGCAGCGGCACCACCACGGGCACCGGGGCAGGCCCCTTCACCACCGCGCCGCTCAACATGGCAGCAGGCGTGCCGATCACCTTGCGGCTGGCGATGGCAGCGGGCAGCGCCAGCGCGATCTCGGCCTATGCCGCCAATCTTACCTGCGTGAACAGTGCAGGGGCGACGCGCGGCACGCTGCCCAGCAACCTGCCCACGACCGATACCGACATAGGCCAGCTCGAATTCGGCGAGTCGCTGGTGTGCACCTTCCTTGCCGGTGCGCAGCCGCGCCTGCGGCTGCGCAAGGCACTGGGCACCAACGGACGGCGGTTCGACACCGACCAGTTCACCGTGCGGATCATGGACGATGGCACGCCCTTCGCCTCGTCGACCACCACCGGCACGACGACCACCATCACGGCCGGCACCGGCGACACGACGCTGCGCGCGGTGGAGAACGGCGCGACCTATGTCCTCGACGAAGTTGCAGCGGGCACGACCGTGCTGGGCAACTATACCGCCACCATGTCGTGCACCAATGCGCTCACCGGATCGCCCACGATTATGCCGACTGCGGTGGGCGGCACGATCACGCTGCGTCCCGCAGATTCGGTCACCTGCATCATCACCAATTCCCGCCGCGCGGCCGCGGTGCTGACGATCGCCAAGACCAGCACGGTGATTTCCGATCCGGTCAACGGGACGACCAATCCCAAGCTTATCCCGGGCGCGGTGGTCGAATATGCGATCACCGTCACCAACGCCGGCACCGGCCCGGTCGATGCCAGTTCGATCGTGATCCTCGACGTGATGCCCGCGCAGATGGCGTTTGCGACCGGCACCCCGATCACCTTCACCAACGGCACACCGACCAGCGGCCTCAACACCTTCAACGCCGCAACGATGGTCACCTATTCGCAGGCAAGCGGCGGCGCGGCGCCCTATACTTACACCCCTTCAGGCGCCTACGATGTGCAAGTGCGCGGGATCAGGATCGCGCCGACCGGCACGATGGCGGCCGCCACCAGCGCAACCGCGCGCCCCAATTTCACCATCCGCTTCCGCGCGCAGGTGCAATAA
- a CDS encoding copper resistance system multicopper oxidase, with product MTLRALSRRGFVRAAGAAAGLAALPAWAQGRGHHRTAGGAPLRAGFDQLSGPVIDLAVGHGPRVVQGRKGHGIAVNGSVPGPLIRLREGQDVRLNVTNHLDEDTSIHWHGLLLPFHMDGVPGISFPGIRPHQTFTYEFPIRQSGTYWYHSHSGLQEQQGHYGPLIIDPAGAEPADYDREFILLLSEFTPLHPHAIMERLRKGEGYFNYQQTSWTDEYPLTAADRRMWAEMRMPATDIADVTGSTYTYLANGRGPKEGLEFVFTPGERVRLRIINGAAQTFFNLRIPGLAMTVIAADGQNVKPVAVDEFQIGTAETYDVIVTPKAEAYTIIAESMDRSGMALATLTSRPGERAPIPPPRKAPLLDMGDMGMNHGDGAAGHSMDGMSMRDTLLLPPDVAVGPGIDMVAMAPVDKMGDPGIGLRDVGHRVLNYRMLSALEPNRDTRAPSRLLELHLTGNMARYMWSFDGKMYSAVSDVPIRFAWNERVRVKLVNNTMMAHPIHLHGMFFELVNGEDPAHQPRKNIVIVQPGASAQFDLTANEPGDWAFHCHLLYHMHGGMMQTVTVEGPQR from the coding sequence ATGACGCTTCGGGCGCTTTCGCGCCGCGGCTTTGTGCGCGCCGCCGGGGCCGCTGCCGGGCTGGCCGCCTTGCCGGCATGGGCGCAGGGGCGTGGGCACCACCGGACTGCAGGCGGCGCGCCGCTGCGGGCCGGGTTCGACCAGCTTTCCGGCCCGGTGATCGATCTTGCCGTGGGTCACGGGCCGCGTGTGGTGCAGGGCCGCAAAGGGCATGGCATCGCGGTCAACGGCAGCGTTCCGGGCCCGCTCATCCGCCTGCGCGAAGGGCAGGATGTCCGCCTCAATGTCACCAATCATCTGGACGAGGACACCTCGATCCACTGGCACGGCCTGCTGCTGCCGTTCCACATGGACGGGGTGCCGGGGATCAGTTTTCCCGGCATCAGGCCGCACCAGACCTTCACCTATGAATTCCCGATCCGGCAGTCGGGCACTTACTGGTACCACTCGCATTCGGGCCTGCAGGAACAGCAGGGGCATTACGGCCCGCTGATCATCGACCCGGCCGGCGCGGAACCGGCAGACTACGACCGCGAATTCATCCTGCTGCTGAGCGAGTTCACCCCGCTGCACCCGCACGCCATCATGGAGCGGCTGCGCAAGGGCGAGGGCTATTTCAATTACCAGCAAACCAGCTGGACCGACGAATACCCGCTGACCGCTGCCGACCGCCGGATGTGGGCCGAAATGCGGATGCCCGCGACCGACATCGCCGATGTGACAGGTTCGACCTACACCTATCTCGCCAACGGGCGCGGGCCAAAGGAGGGGCTGGAGTTCGTCTTTACTCCGGGCGAGCGCGTAAGGCTGCGGATCATCAACGGCGCGGCGCAGACCTTCTTCAACCTGCGCATTCCCGGGCTTGCGATGACGGTGATCGCGGCCGACGGGCAGAACGTGAAACCGGTCGCGGTCGACGAGTTTCAGATCGGCACGGCCGAAACCTACGATGTGATCGTCACGCCCAAGGCCGAGGCCTATACCATCATCGCCGAAAGCATGGACCGGTCGGGCATGGCGCTGGCAACGCTGACCAGCCGCCCGGGCGAACGCGCGCCGATCCCGCCGCCGCGCAAAGCTCCCTTGCTCGACATGGGCGACATGGGGATGAACCACGGCGACGGCGCGGCTGGACACAGCATGGACGGCATGAGCATGCGCGACACGCTGCTGCTGCCGCCGGATGTCGCAGTGGGGCCGGGGATCGACATGGTGGCGATGGCGCCGGTCGACAAAATGGGCGATCCGGGCATCGGCTTGCGCGATGTCGGGCACCGGGTGCTCAACTACCGGATGCTCTCGGCGCTGGAACCCAACCGCGACACCCGCGCGCCCTCGCGCCTGCTCGAACTGCATCTGACCGGCAACATGGCGCGTTACATGTGGTCGTTCGACGGCAAGATGTATTCGGCGGTCAGCGACGTGCCGATCCGCTTTGCCTGGAACGAGCGGGTGCGCGTGAAGCTGGTCAACAACACGATGATGGCGCACCCCATCCACCTGCACGGAATGTTCTTCGAGCTGGTCAATGGCGAGGATCCCGCACATCAGCCGCGCAAGAACATCGTGATCGTGCAGCCCGGCGCAAGCGCGCAGTTCGATCTCACCGCGAACGAGCCGGGTGACTGGGCGTTCCACTGCCACCTCCTGTATCACATGCACGGCGGGATGATGCAGACCGTCACGGTGGAAGGGCCGCAGCGATGA
- the yihA gene encoding ribosome biogenesis GTP-binding protein YihA/YsxC: MTDPDDWQAREDAASRLFSGPVDFLRSSPQLQFLPDPDVPEIAFCGRSNVGKSSLLNALTGRRAIARASVTPGRTQELNFFDVGRPEKEGALPLFRLVDMPGYGFAKAPVKVVEKWKALVNSYLRGRAVLVRTLVLVDSRHGVKEVDRAMMKMLDEAAVGYRVVLTKTDKIKASELDKVAEATAAEIRKHVAAYPELHLTSSEKGMGIDTLRAAVVSDALGEGWMG; encoded by the coding sequence ATGACCGACCCCGACGACTGGCAGGCGCGCGAGGATGCGGCATCGCGGCTCTTTTCGGGGCCGGTCGATTTCCTGCGCTCCTCCCCGCAGCTGCAGTTCCTGCCTGATCCCGATGTGCCCGAAATCGCCTTTTGCGGGCGTTCGAACGTGGGCAAATCGTCGCTGCTCAACGCGCTGACCGGGCGCCGGGCGATCGCGCGCGCTTCGGTCACGCCGGGGCGCACGCAGGAATTGAACTTCTTCGATGTCGGCCGCCCGGAAAAAGAGGGCGCGCTGCCCTTGTTTCGGCTGGTCGACATGCCGGGCTACGGCTTTGCCAAGGCACCGGTGAAAGTGGTCGAGAAGTGGAAGGCGCTGGTCAATTCCTATCTGCGCGGGCGCGCGGTGCTGGTCCGCACGCTGGTGCTGGTCGACAGCCGCCACGGGGTGAAAGAGGTCGACCGGGCGATGATGAAGATGCTCGACGAGGCGGCGGTGGGCTACCGCGTCGTGCTGACCAAGACCGACAAGATCAAGGCCAGCGAACTCGACAAGGTGGCCGAGGCGACCGCGGCGGAAATCCGCAAGCATGTCGCCGCCTACCCCGAACTGCACCTTACCAGCAGCGAGAAGGGCATGGGCATCGATACGCTGCGCGCCGCGGTCGTTTCGGATGCGCTGGGCGAAGGGTGGATGGGCTGA
- a CDS encoding copper resistance protein CopC yields the protein MRHSVFLAAAALFAGVAAPAPLLAHVGLVSATPVQGSTAKSPSRITLTFNEKVAPATASAAIIMTAMPGMADHGEMAIRNFVASWSADGTTMTLTLKKPLPKGTYDVRWQAAGTDGHVARGTVTFDVG from the coding sequence ATGCGCCATTCTGTCTTCCTCGCCGCTGCGGCGCTTTTCGCCGGTGTCGCAGCGCCCGCGCCGCTGCTCGCGCATGTCGGGCTCGTATCCGCCACGCCCGTTCAGGGCAGCACCGCGAAATCGCCCAGCCGGATCACGCTGACCTTCAACGAAAAGGTCGCGCCCGCCACGGCTTCGGCGGCGATCATCATGACCGCGATGCCGGGGATGGCCGATCACGGCGAAATGGCGATCCGCAATTTCGTCGCGAGCTGGTCCGCCGATGGCACGACGATGACGCTGACGCTCAAGAAGCCGCTGCCCAAGGGCACCTATGACGTGCGCTGGCAGGCCGCCGGGACCGATGGGCATGTCGCGCGCGGCACGGTGACCTTCGACGTCGGCTGA
- a CDS encoding DUF11 domain-containing protein produces the protein MKTTKQLLGAVSAVALVAMSSAPALAAGTSAGTTITNNVSVSFNVGGVAQNAQTASNSFTVDQRVNVNVVNNGPATSVSPNQTNRVLSFDVTNLSNSTVDLALTTSLLGGTAANISNFRVFRDTNGNGLLDSAELTAGPITYLDEVAADATVKVLVVSDISINAANGNTFDVALIADAHAAGTANTLGAQLVGTSGANTAGIDTVLFDGAGTADAANDGAFSATGRYTVAGAVLTLAKTSRVISDPVNLTNNPKAIPGATVEYCITVANAAGAATATNVNVVDDLPADVTYSAAYGIFINGNATCTSGTAGGTFAAGAGVSGRDRISSALNDVAAGQTRSLYFQVVIK, from the coding sequence ATGAAGACCACCAAGCAGTTGCTGGGTGCGGTGAGCGCGGTTGCGCTCGTCGCGATGTCCAGCGCCCCCGCTCTGGCCGCAGGGACCAGCGCAGGCACCACCATCACCAACAACGTCTCCGTCAGCTTCAATGTCGGCGGCGTGGCACAGAACGCGCAGACCGCGTCGAACTCGTTCACGGTCGACCAGCGCGTCAACGTCAACGTCGTCAACAACGGGCCGGCCACCTCGGTTTCGCCGAACCAGACCAACCGCGTGCTGTCGTTCGACGTTACCAACCTGTCGAACAGCACGGTCGACCTTGCGCTGACCACCTCGCTGCTCGGCGGCACGGCGGCCAATATCAGCAACTTCCGCGTGTTCCGCGACACCAACGGCAACGGCCTGCTCGACAGTGCCGAACTGACCGCGGGCCCGATCACCTATCTCGATGAAGTCGCCGCCGATGCGACCGTCAAGGTGCTGGTGGTTTCGGACATCAGCATCAATGCGGCCAACGGCAACACCTTCGATGTCGCGCTGATCGCCGATGCGCATGCCGCCGGCACCGCCAACACGCTCGGCGCGCAGCTGGTCGGCACCTCGGGCGCGAACACCGCCGGGATCGACACGGTGCTGTTCGACGGCGCGGGCACGGCCGATGCGGCGAACGACGGCGCCTTCTCGGCAACCGGTCGTTACACCGTCGCCGGCGCGGTTCTGACGCTGGCCAAGACCAGCCGCGTGATCAGCGATCCGGTCAACCTCACCAACAATCCCAAGGCGATCCCGGGCGCGACGGTGGAATATTGCATCACCGTGGCCAATGCTGCGGGCGCTGCGACCGCCACCAACGTCAACGTGGTCGACGATCTTCCCGCCGATGTAACCTACAGCGCGGCCTACGGGATCTTCATCAACGGCAACGCAACCTGCACCAGCGGCACCGCCGGCGGCACGTTTGCAGCTGGCGCCGGGGTGAGCGGCCGCGACCGTATCAGCAGCGCGCTGAACGACGTGGCGGCGGGTCAGACCCGTTCGCTCTACTTCCAGGTCGTGATCAAGTAA
- the yidD gene encoding membrane protein insertion efficiency factor YidD: MKQVLILIARGWQLGPSRILPPSCRYSPSCSQYAIEAIGKYGAAKGGWMAFKRIMRCQPWGGHGHDPVP; the protein is encoded by the coding sequence GTGAAGCAGGTGCTGATCCTGATCGCGCGCGGCTGGCAGCTTGGCCCGTCGCGCATCCTGCCGCCTTCGTGCCGCTATTCCCCCTCGTGCAGCCAGTATGCGATCGAAGCGATCGGCAAATATGGTGCGGCAAAGGGTGGATGGATGGCGTTTAAGCGTATAATGCGCTGCCAGCCTTGGGGCGGACACGGCCACGACCCTGTCCCTTGA
- the yidC gene encoding membrane protein insertase YidC encodes MDNRNLLLAVVLSALLILGWETGLRYFYPEAAMTSQQSEQARRAETVAAPAATTVAGNLGGDGAARKVDLRTSLGGGNRVVIDTPRIAGSINLVGARIDDITLKNYRETVKKNSGPVRLFAPEGTPGQYFAEFGFVAGGQRQPSNLLWQADGTRLTPTTPVTLTRTDAAGITYAIRFAIDANYMITASQSVSNAGAGAAVIQPFALIKRTSTTATVDQYISHSGPVGVFGDTLWDPHSYDELAEIGNETPAGAPDWLGFTDQYWLSALVPGDGRGNVKVENAGFRALGGSLFRTDLLYSPVTVPAGATMTQNTRLYAGAKDSRILDSYEDGGISNFGLAISWGWFWFFEKPILWLLRTLNGLVGNFGVAIILLTVVIRGLMFPIAQKGFASMAAMKAVQPRMKEIQERFKDDKQRQQQEIMQLYKDEKVNPLSGCLPMLIQIPVFFALYKVLVLAIEMRHEPFALWIKDLSAPDPAHILNLFGLLDFTVPAGFLAIGPLAVLLGITMWLTFRLNPSAMDPVQKQMFAIMPWILMFVMAPFAAGLLIYWITSNLLTVAQQSYLYSKHPQLRAANEAEKLKAAKG; translated from the coding sequence TTGGACAATCGCAATCTTCTGCTCGCTGTCGTGCTTTCGGCTTTGCTGATCCTCGGCTGGGAAACGGGTCTTCGGTATTTCTATCCCGAAGCCGCAATGACTTCGCAGCAGTCCGAGCAGGCGCGGCGCGCCGAAACGGTGGCTGCACCGGCGGCAACGACGGTCGCAGGCAATCTCGGCGGCGACGGCGCTGCCCGCAAGGTTGATCTCAGGACGTCGCTTGGCGGCGGCAACCGCGTGGTGATCGACACCCCGCGCATTGCCGGCTCGATCAACCTCGTCGGCGCGCGGATCGATGACATCACACTCAAGAATTACCGCGAGACGGTGAAGAAGAATTCCGGCCCCGTCCGGCTGTTCGCGCCCGAAGGCACCCCCGGGCAATATTTCGCCGAGTTCGGCTTCGTCGCAGGCGGCCAGCGTCAGCCGTCGAACCTGCTGTGGCAGGCCGATGGTACGCGCCTGACCCCGACCACCCCGGTCACGCTGACGCGCACCGATGCGGCCGGGATCACCTATGCGATCCGTTTCGCGATCGATGCCAATTACATGATCACCGCCAGCCAGAGCGTGAGCAACGCCGGCGCGGGCGCTGCGGTGATTCAGCCCTTCGCGCTGATCAAGCGCACCAGCACCACCGCCACGGTCGACCAGTACATCTCGCACTCGGGCCCGGTGGGCGTGTTCGGCGATACGCTGTGGGATCCGCATTCCTATGACGAGCTGGCCGAGATCGGCAACGAAACCCCGGCGGGCGCGCCCGACTGGCTTGGCTTTACCGACCAGTACTGGCTGTCCGCGCTGGTCCCCGGCGATGGCAGGGGCAACGTCAAGGTCGAGAACGCGGGCTTCCGTGCGCTGGGCGGATCGCTGTTCCGCACCGATCTGCTCTACAGCCCCGTGACCGTGCCTGCGGGCGCGACGATGACGCAGAACACGCGTCTTTATGCCGGCGCCAAGGACAGCCGGATCCTCGACAGCTACGAAGACGGCGGGATCAGCAATTTCGGCCTGGCGATCAGCTGGGGCTGGTTCTGGTTTTTCGAAAAGCCGATCCTGTGGCTCCTGCGCACGCTCAATGGCCTTGTCGGCAATTTCGGTGTGGCGATCATCCTGCTCACCGTGGTGATCCGCGGCCTGATGTTCCCGATCGCGCAGAAGGGCTTTGCCTCGATGGCGGCGATGAAGGCCGTGCAGCCGCGGATGAAGGAGATCCAGGAACGCTTCAAGGACGACAAGCAGCGCCAGCAGCAGGAAATCATGCAGCTCTACAAGGACGAGAAGGTCAATCCCCTCTCCGGCTGCCTGCCGATGCTGATCCAGATCCCGGTGTTCTTCGCACTTTACAAGGTGCTGGTGCTGGCGATCGAGATGCGCCACGAACCCTTCGCCTTGTGGATCAAGGATCTGTCCGCACCCGATCCGGCGCATATCCTCAACCTGTTCGGCCTGCTCGATTTCACCGTGCCGGCAGGCTTCCTCGCGATCGGCCCGCTCGCGGTGCTGCTCGGCATCACGATGTGGCTGACTTTCCGCCTGAACCCCAGCGCGATGGACCCGGTGCAAAAGCAGATGTTCGCGATCATGCCGTGGATCCTGATGTTCGTGATGGCCCCGTTCGCCGCGGGTCTGCTGATCTACTGGATCACCTCGAACCTTCTGACCGTGGCGCAGCAAAGCTATCTCTACTCGAAGCACCCGCAACTGCGCGCCGCGAACGAGGCCGAGAAGCTCAAAGCGGCGAAGGGATAA